The following proteins are encoded in a genomic region of Mustela erminea isolate mMusErm1 chromosome 3, mMusErm1.Pri, whole genome shotgun sequence:
- the NKX2-5 gene encoding homeobox protein Nkx-2.5, translating to MFPSPALTPTPFSVKDILNLEQQQRSLAAGELSARLEATLAPASCMLAAFKPEAYAGPEAAAPALPELRGELGPAPSPAKCAPAFPGAPAFYPRAYGDPDPTKDPRADKKELCSLQKAVELEKPEADGAERPRARRRRKPRVLFSQAQVYELERRFKQQRYLSAPERDQLASVLKLTSTQVKIWFQNRRYKCKRQRQDQTLELVGLPPPPPPPARRIAVPVLVRDGKPCLGDSASYAPAYGVGLNAYGYNAYPAYPGYGSAACNPGYSCATAYPAAPPPAQSATAATNNNFVNFGVGDLNAVQSPGIPQGNSGVSTLHGIRAW from the exons ATGTTCCCCAGCCCCGCGCTCACGCCCACGCCGTTCTCGGTCAAAGACATCCTGAACCTGGAGCAGCAGCAGCGCAGCCTGGCTGCTGGGGAGCTCTCCGCGCGCCTGGAGGCCACGCTGGCGCCCGCCTCCTGCATGCTGGCCGCCTTCAAGCCCGAGGCCTACGCGGGGCCGGAGGCCGCAGCGCCCGCCCTCCCAGAGCTGCGCGGCGAGCTGGGCCCCGCGCCCTCGCCCGCCAAGTGTGCTCCTGCCTTTCCAGGAGCCCCCGCTTTCTATCCGCGTGCCTATGGCGACCCTGACCCCACCAAGGACCCTCGAGCTGATAAGAAAG AGCTGTGCTCACTGCAGAAGGCGGTGGAGCTGGAGAAGCCGGAAGCCGACGGCGCAGAGCGACCCCGGGCGCGACGGCGGAGGAAGCCGCGCGTGCTCTTCTCGCAGGCTCAGGTCTACGAGCTGGAGCGGCGCTTCAAGCAGCAGAGGTACCTGTCGGCGCCCGAGCGCGACCAGCTGGCCAGCGTGCTGAAGCTCACGTCCACGCAGGTCAAGATTTGGTTCCAGAACCGGCGCTACAAGTGCAAGCGGCAGCGGCAGGACCAGACTCTGGAGTTGGTGGGgctgcccccgccgccgccgccgccggcccgcAGGATTGCCGTGCCAGTGCTTGTGCGCGACGGCAAGCCCTGCCTCGGGGACTCGGCGTCCTATGCGCCCGCGTACGGTGTAGGCCTCAACGCCTACGGCTATAACGCCTACCCCGCCTATCCGGGCTACGGGAGCGCCGCCTGCAACCCCGGCTACAGCTGCGCCACTGCTTACCCAGCCGCTCCGCCCCCGGCGCAGTCGGCTACCGCCGCCACCAACAACAACTTCGTGAACTTTGGCGTCGGGGACTTGAACGCGGTGCAGAGCCCCGGGATTCCACAGGGCAACTCGGGAGTGTCCACGTTGCACGGTATCCGAGCCTGGTAG